In Mucilaginibacter boryungensis, a single window of DNA contains:
- a CDS encoding ankyrin repeat domain-containing protein — protein MNTDKLEEYIAAGDLHSINTLLTNTPELAKAQTTHGVSPLMLACYFRKPEVANLLLKFVDEINLFEAAAVGKFDVVAYVITNHPDSVNDYAPDGFTPLGLACYFGQAEVARYLVLKGADVNLPSNNGFHVYPIHSAVAGNYTDITRMLLSNGAQVNVKQQAGTTPLHSAAQNGNVDILIMLLEHGAEVNTRMEGGKLPADLAKEKGFNEIADILS, from the coding sequence ATGAATACCGACAAACTGGAAGAATATATTGCCGCCGGCGATTTGCACAGCATTAATACCTTATTAACAAATACGCCTGAACTTGCCAAAGCGCAAACTACGCATGGGGTATCGCCATTAATGCTGGCCTGTTACTTTCGCAAGCCCGAGGTAGCCAACCTGTTGCTGAAGTTTGTTGATGAGATAAACCTGTTTGAAGCCGCGGCGGTAGGTAAGTTTGATGTGGTAGCTTATGTAATTACCAATCACCCCGATTCGGTTAACGATTATGCACCCGATGGGTTCACTCCGCTTGGCTTAGCCTGCTATTTTGGTCAGGCCGAGGTAGCGCGTTACCTGGTGCTTAAAGGCGCCGATGTAAACTTGCCATCAAACAATGGTTTTCATGTGTATCCTATCCATTCGGCTGTGGCTGGTAATTATACCGATATTACCCGTATGCTGCTTAGCAACGGCGCGCAGGTAAATGTAAAACAGCAGGCCGGTACAACACCGCTGCATTCGGCCGCACAAAATGGCAACGTAGATATCCTGATCATGCTGCTGGAACATGGCGCCGAAGTGAACACCCGTATGGAGGGGGGTAAACTACCCGCCGATTTAGCTAAAGAGAAAGGCTTTAACGAGATTGCGGATATATTGAGTTAG
- a CDS encoding FtsK/SpoIIIE family DNA translocase, protein MPVKGNQFKTNTFKGDRDEPGQDKPRSSSQRPAKPRGESMPSFNFESGKLIKITGLLLLVTSIFFLIAFTSYLFTWQEDQSYVSPANGGWHNLFKTTQELLDSGIKDPVVNNWLGKLGALLANQFIYEWFGVSSFLFIGVFFIIGYRLLFRVKLYSIPKTLGYAFFGIIFFSLAIGFVHGFVSDYAHYLEGEFGFWSNRLLDAQIGQAGVGFGLLFVVLVFLVIAYNIDFKLPQRTKEPVLAGDLSGMTPEAIELLDEEVSEPVEWKKNGREHVPINTEKLQQPNVSVRPVNFDEDDDEPAVPRNTNLETQNTLRHDPVTLMPELTAEPEAGSDIPLTVETERPTPITSIEQSDTGQTANALVEQFGTFDPKLDLSSYKYPTLDLLENHGSNKISVNSEELEANKNKIVETLNHYNIEIDKIKATIGPTVTLYEIIPAPGVRISKIKNLEDDIALSLAALGIRIIAPMPGKGTIGIEVPNQNPEMVSMRSVLATEKWQNNTMDLPIALGKTISNEVFIADLAKMPHLLVAGATGQGKSVGINAILVSLLYKRHPAELKFVLVDPKKVELTLFRKIERHFLAKLPDEADAVITDTKKVVNTLNSLCIEMDQRYDLLKDAGVRNLKEYNTKFINRKLNPNDGHRFLPFIVLIVDEFADLMMTAGKEVETPIARLAQLARAIGIHLVIATQRPSVNVITGTIKANFPARLAFRVLSKIDSRTILDSGGADQLIGRGDMLLSTGSDLIRLQCAFVDTPEVEKIADFIGAQRGYPSALLLPEFVGEGEASSPKEFDPDDRDPMFEDAARLIVLHQQGSTSLIQRKLKLGYNRAGRIIDQLEAAGIVGPFEGSKARDVLYPDEYSLERHLESLAGKGE, encoded by the coding sequence ATGCCGGTAAAAGGAAATCAGTTTAAAACAAATACGTTTAAGGGGGATAGGGATGAACCCGGGCAGGATAAACCCAGGAGCAGCAGCCAAAGACCTGCAAAACCACGCGGAGAAAGTATGCCTTCGTTCAATTTTGAGAGCGGTAAGCTTATTAAAATTACAGGGTTACTTTTATTGGTTACCTCTATCTTTTTCCTTATCGCCTTTACATCGTACCTGTTTACCTGGCAGGAAGACCAAAGTTATGTATCGCCGGCAAATGGTGGCTGGCACAACCTGTTTAAAACCACCCAGGAATTATTAGATAGCGGCATAAAAGACCCGGTAGTGAACAATTGGCTGGGTAAACTGGGCGCATTATTAGCTAACCAGTTTATTTACGAGTGGTTTGGTGTTTCATCGTTCCTGTTCATCGGCGTTTTCTTTATTATTGGTTACCGTCTGCTATTTAGGGTTAAGCTTTATTCTATTCCAAAAACCTTGGGCTACGCCTTTTTTGGCATTATATTCTTTTCATTGGCCATTGGTTTTGTACATGGTTTTGTAAGCGATTACGCGCACTACCTGGAAGGCGAATTTGGTTTTTGGAGTAACCGCCTGCTGGATGCGCAAATAGGCCAGGCCGGGGTTGGTTTTGGGCTATTGTTTGTTGTGCTGGTATTTTTAGTGATAGCCTACAATATTGATTTTAAATTACCGCAACGCACTAAAGAGCCGGTACTTGCCGGCGATTTAAGCGGTATGACACCGGAAGCTATTGAACTGTTGGACGAGGAAGTATCAGAACCGGTAGAATGGAAGAAGAACGGGCGCGAGCATGTACCCATTAATACTGAAAAGCTTCAGCAGCCAAATGTATCTGTCCGCCCGGTTAATTTTGATGAGGACGATGACGAGCCTGCTGTACCGCGAAACACTAACCTTGAAACACAGAACACCCTGCGCCACGACCCGGTGACCCTGATGCCGGAACTGACCGCTGAGCCCGAAGCCGGAAGCGACATTCCACTCACGGTTGAGACCGAGCGCCCTACCCCAATTACCAGCATTGAACAAAGCGATACTGGCCAAACGGCTAATGCATTGGTAGAACAATTTGGCACATTTGACCCTAAGCTTGATCTGTCCAGCTATAAATATCCTACGCTCGATCTGCTGGAAAATCACGGGTCGAACAAAATCAGTGTAAACTCGGAAGAGTTGGAAGCCAACAAGAATAAGATTGTTGAAACGCTGAACCATTATAACATTGAGATAGACAAGATAAAGGCCACCATTGGGCCAACAGTTACCTTGTACGAGATCATCCCAGCGCCTGGTGTGCGTATCTCTAAGATCAAAAACCTTGAGGATGATATTGCCTTAAGCCTTGCGGCTTTGGGTATCCGTATTATCGCGCCAATGCCGGGTAAGGGTACTATTGGTATTGAAGTGCCTAACCAAAACCCAGAGATGGTTTCCATGCGATCTGTTTTGGCTACCGAAAAGTGGCAGAACAATACCATGGATTTGCCTATTGCCTTGGGTAAAACCATCAGTAACGAGGTATTTATTGCCGATCTGGCTAAGATGCCGCACTTACTTGTCGCGGGTGCTACCGGTCAGGGTAAATCGGTTGGTATTAATGCCATATTAGTTTCGCTGTTATATAAACGCCACCCTGCCGAACTGAAATTTGTATTGGTTGACCCAAAAAAGGTTGAGCTAACGCTTTTCCGCAAAATAGAGCGCCACTTTTTGGCTAAACTACCCGATGAGGCCGACGCGGTTATTACCGATACCAAAAAGGTGGTAAACACGCTAAACTCGCTGTGTATTGAGATGGACCAGCGTTATGATCTGCTGAAAGATGCCGGCGTGCGTAACTTGAAAGAGTACAACACCAAATTTATTAACCGGAAACTGAACCCGAATGATGGTCACCGTTTCCTCCCATTCATAGTACTGATTGTTGATGAGTTTGCCGATTTGATGATGACCGCCGGCAAGGAAGTAGAAACCCCAATTGCCCGATTGGCGCAGCTGGCCCGTGCCATTGGGATACATTTGGTAATTGCTACCCAGCGGCCATCGGTAAATGTGATTACAGGTACTATTAAGGCCAATTTCCCGGCACGTTTGGCGTTCAGGGTATTATCTAAAATAGATTCACGCACCATATTGGATTCGGGAGGTGCCGACCAGCTGATTGGTCGCGGGGATATGCTCCTGTCAACCGGCAGCGACTTGATACGCTTACAGTGTGCCTTTGTGGATACTCCTGAAGTTGAAAAAATTGCCGACTTTATTGGCGCGCAACGGGGTTACCCATCAGCCTTGTTATTGCCTGAATTTGTGGGTGAAGGTGAAGCCAGCAGCCCGAAAGAATTTGACCCGGACGATCGCGACCCGATGTTTGAAGATGCAGCCCGGTTGATCGTTTTGCACCAGCAGGGTTCCACCTCGCTTATTCAGCGTAAGCTTAAATTGGGCTATAACCGTGCCGGTCGCATCATAGACCAGTTGGAAGCCGCAGGTATAGTTGGCCCATTTGAAGGCAGCAAAGCCCGCGATGTGCTATATCCTGATGAATACAGCCTGGAACGCCATTTGGAAAGT
- a CDS encoding RNA recognition motif domain-containing protein, with amino-acid sequence MKVFISGLPLQVGEGELTEVFSDFGPVKSLRIIKDHQTKQSKGFGFVEMVNEDEAKEAIKHMNGQRYYENIIRVNVAEDKGPRPSNGGNGSRKPRF; translated from the coding sequence ATGAAGGTATTTATTTCAGGACTGCCCTTACAGGTTGGAGAGGGCGAATTAACAGAAGTTTTTAGTGATTTCGGGCCGGTAAAATCGCTCCGCATCATTAAAGATCATCAAACCAAACAAAGCAAAGGCTTTGGTTTCGTAGAAATGGTAAATGAAGACGAAGCTAAAGAAGCAATTAAACACATGAATGGCCAACGTTACTACGAGAATATTATCCGTGTTAACGTTGCCGAAGATAAAGGCCCACGCCCGTCAAACGGTGGCAATGGCAGCCGTAAGCCAAGGTTCTAA